One window of Gilliamella sp. B3022 genomic DNA carries:
- a CDS encoding DNA repair ATPase: MAEIKQENEQQNSLDKAVAEGGAYEILRKRLTSLGQELNQKTEALNQQRLSEFGKSDMSIIGRIRIRTENNCIARDIVRFGDWLLFGYNVFLGLKKETKIEDVFSLYHLVERDDNYEADPVDLSNTFLNINRFVQDFNELYTYYKNAQLLQLVERDGKLLASFQIGERVSDIRVFRWSISSDKKTIDYIDNRGERDIALPPAYDFEWTETTRENIVNGRFSHVNILDTVFVETIGGDLTIKCENNTNDGLGIYREEVLDKNQSINDAKIEYAKVGALILLKVLPYREDNWRYLIYNTLTQKAQRIDFIGQACIQLPEDHGVIFPGGYYLQNGEYKTFDQSMAGMRFRRIRRSPNGEDVLYIFYEPNSGRLALFNYNMIERKLDNPILGHGYAVFEDGRMVVFEGENNEPTRVHPMQIWQTPFYSAEFAATQPTHNTFLGKIGNAELVRGISDLYFISREIDNQSISSQLYSKLSEDTKKLFDGYFWLADEKNLSFSPILRNITQTSELVLDEYEKVESIRRQSESAMREAITHQQDLLTKLYPDSWQDTQEFVDALNAIKLQLGRLVTLRTYRYINLEQIDKMEIELKERQSLVSLATAGFLGSEKALEPFMSKIDNIEKYLEEADTVVKLVEPIKITDEMSNDLDMLSQLMASLKFDDVTLQTKIIESIAEVYAKLNQTKARINQKRKNLSSIEMIAQFGAQFKLFSQSIASALSIATTPEKCDDELSRLLVQLEELENQFSESEEFLNDILTKREEILESFETHKQALLEDRTRRTESLLTAAVRILDSIPRRTAKFSDQNELNAFFVADPLALKIREIIEKLRDLFDNVKADDIESRFKSARDQAIRALRDKSEIFESGGNVIKLGPKHKFSVNTQELDLTIVPKETHLYLQLTGTDYQEKIENSRLESYKPFWTITIESESPTLYRGEYLAYSIINATLKKEIDLSYEELVTQLSQPDNLVKTVRDYAAMRYREGYEKGIHDHDAVKILSKLIPLGEAAGLLRYNPLARSLAILFWQYNQKSDVAKLWPERAKTCKDILALFGHDEGLINLQIEMASELNQFLQNFSIHHEDYHIKQATEYLSYALTKIPQEFNLSKYSTYMYEGLKAKLEELHMWGDFNQSQLNLQTRLTDRWNLIESWYKGLCTLPQYQKFVDYIPEAILLCMLDKENNINIQISEVELDITVNDLLGEHPTIKQGILNINLDDFFSRMRKHARVVIPEFRHYQTLRQEVLEEQRYFLRIDEFKAKPLSSFVRNKLINQIYLPIIGDNLAKQMGTIGESRRTDLMGLLLLISPPGYGKTTLMEYIANRLGLIFMKINGPALGHSVLSFDPQQAPNATARQELEKLNLALEMGNNVMLYVDDIQHTNPEFLQKFISLCDGSRRIEGVWKGKTKTYDLRGKKFCVIMAGNPYTESGEVFKIPDMLANRADIYNLGEVLGGMDEVFASSYIENCLTSNSILSPLALRDLNDLYHLIDHAQGKPLNTNELSYDYSQAEISEIVAVLRHLLKIREVVFKVNQQYIISAAQSDKYRTEPPFKLQGSYRNMNKLAEKISSVMNDEELNQVIEDHYLGEAQLLTNGAEENLLKLAEIRGVLTKEQTERWQQIKHDFMRNKTLGGDETNTGNQIVTQLADLVQSVQALKL, translated from the coding sequence ATGGCAGAAATAAAACAAGAAAACGAGCAACAAAATTCACTCGATAAAGCGGTTGCAGAAGGTGGAGCCTATGAGATCCTTCGTAAACGTTTAACCTCTTTGGGGCAAGAACTTAATCAGAAAACGGAAGCCTTGAATCAACAACGACTTTCGGAATTTGGTAAAAGTGATATGTCAATCATTGGGCGAATTCGCATTAGAACCGAAAATAACTGTATCGCTCGAGATATCGTTAGATTTGGTGATTGGTTATTATTTGGTTATAACGTCTTTTTAGGATTAAAAAAAGAAACAAAAATTGAAGATGTGTTTTCTCTTTACCATCTTGTTGAACGTGATGACAATTACGAGGCAGATCCGGTTGATCTGTCAAATACTTTTCTAAATATCAATCGTTTTGTTCAAGACTTTAATGAACTTTATACCTATTATAAAAATGCTCAATTATTGCAACTGGTTGAACGAGACGGTAAGCTTCTTGCCAGTTTTCAGATTGGTGAAAGAGTTAGTGACATTCGAGTTTTTCGCTGGTCAATATCCAGCGATAAAAAAACGATTGACTATATTGATAATCGCGGAGAGCGTGATATTGCTTTACCTCCTGCTTATGATTTTGAATGGACTGAAACTACCCGAGAAAATATCGTTAATGGTCGATTCTCCCATGTGAATATTCTTGATACCGTTTTTGTTGAAACCATTGGTGGTGACCTTACCATAAAATGTGAAAACAATACTAACGATGGATTAGGTATTTATCGTGAAGAGGTATTAGATAAAAATCAATCAATAAACGATGCAAAAATTGAATACGCAAAAGTAGGCGCCTTAATTCTTTTAAAAGTCTTACCCTACCGAGAAGATAATTGGCGATACCTAATTTATAATACCCTTACCCAAAAAGCACAACGAATTGACTTTATTGGTCAAGCATGTATTCAATTGCCAGAAGATCATGGAGTGATATTCCCTGGTGGTTACTACTTACAAAATGGAGAATACAAAACATTTGATCAATCAATGGCTGGAATGCGTTTTAGACGCATTCGTCGTTCACCCAATGGTGAAGATGTCTTATACATTTTTTATGAACCAAATTCTGGTCGTCTAGCTCTATTCAATTACAATATGATTGAGCGAAAATTAGATAACCCAATTCTAGGTCATGGTTATGCCGTATTTGAAGATGGGCGAATGGTTGTATTTGAAGGAGAAAACAATGAACCAACTCGCGTTCATCCAATGCAAATTTGGCAAACGCCCTTTTATAGTGCCGAATTTGCAGCAACACAGCCAACCCACAATACGTTTTTAGGCAAAATCGGCAACGCTGAATTAGTACGTGGAATTTCTGATCTCTATTTTATTTCTCGCGAAATTGATAATCAATCCATCTCTTCACAACTCTATAGCAAATTAAGTGAAGATACTAAAAAATTATTTGATGGCTATTTTTGGCTTGCTGATGAAAAAAATCTATCTTTCTCACCAATACTTCGTAATATTACCCAAACCAGTGAATTAGTACTTGATGAATACGAAAAAGTAGAAAGCATTCGACGCCAATCAGAAAGTGCGATGCGTGAGGCTATTACTCATCAGCAAGATTTACTAACCAAATTATATCCTGATAGCTGGCAAGACACACAAGAATTCGTCGATGCGCTTAATGCCATAAAACTGCAATTAGGTCGCCTTGTGACATTGAGAACTTATCGTTATATCAATTTAGAGCAAATTGATAAAATGGAAATTGAGCTAAAAGAACGTCAATCTTTAGTTTCACTTGCTACTGCCGGATTTTTAGGTAGCGAAAAAGCTCTCGAACCATTTATGTCAAAAATAGATAACATTGAAAAATATTTAGAGGAAGCTGATACTGTAGTCAAACTCGTTGAGCCAATAAAAATCACGGACGAAATGTCCAATGATTTGGATATGCTTTCGCAACTTATGGCATCTTTAAAATTTGATGATGTGACACTTCAAACTAAGATTATTGAATCAATTGCCGAGGTTTATGCCAAACTAAATCAAACTAAAGCAAGAATCAATCAAAAACGAAAAAATCTATCAAGTATTGAAATGATTGCACAATTTGGTGCTCAATTCAAACTATTTAGTCAAAGCATCGCTAGCGCTTTAAGCATCGCAACTACTCCAGAAAAATGTGACGATGAATTATCAAGACTACTTGTTCAACTTGAAGAACTCGAAAACCAATTTAGCGAAAGCGAAGAATTCCTTAATGACATACTGACTAAACGTGAAGAAATATTAGAATCTTTTGAAACTCACAAACAAGCACTACTAGAAGACCGTACAAGACGCACTGAATCCTTGCTTACCGCAGCTGTTCGCATCTTAGATAGCATTCCGAGACGTACGGCTAAATTTTCGGATCAAAATGAACTTAACGCTTTTTTCGTGGCAGACCCACTAGCTTTAAAAATTCGTGAAATTATTGAAAAATTAAGGGATTTATTCGATAACGTTAAAGCCGATGATATTGAATCACGGTTTAAAAGTGCACGTGATCAGGCCATACGAGCATTACGCGATAAATCAGAAATATTTGAATCTGGCGGCAATGTCATAAAATTAGGTCCGAAACATAAATTCAGTGTCAATACTCAAGAACTTGATTTAACTATAGTTCCGAAAGAAACGCACCTATATTTACAATTAACTGGTACGGATTATCAAGAAAAAATCGAGAATAGTCGCTTAGAAAGTTATAAGCCTTTCTGGACCATAACGATTGAATCTGAGTCACCGACACTTTATCGTGGTGAATACCTAGCTTACTCCATAATCAATGCGACGTTAAAAAAAGAGATTGATCTCAGTTATGAAGAATTAGTCACTCAATTAAGTCAACCAGATAACTTGGTTAAAACTGTACGTGATTACGCAGCCATGCGATATCGAGAAGGCTATGAAAAAGGTATTCATGACCATGATGCTGTAAAAATCTTATCCAAACTTATTCCATTAGGAGAAGCAGCTGGTTTATTACGTTACAATCCATTGGCACGGAGTTTAGCTATACTATTTTGGCAATATAATCAAAAGAGTGATGTCGCAAAATTATGGCCCGAAAGAGCCAAGACCTGCAAAGATATTCTAGCTCTTTTTGGTCATGATGAAGGATTAATTAATCTACAAATTGAAATGGCTTCAGAGTTGAATCAATTTTTGCAAAACTTTTCAATACATCATGAAGATTACCATATCAAACAAGCGACTGAATATCTAAGCTACGCATTGACTAAAATACCACAGGAATTTAATTTAAGCAAATACAGTACTTACATGTATGAAGGACTAAAAGCTAAGTTAGAAGAACTTCATATGTGGGGGGATTTTAATCAATCACAACTTAATTTACAAACTCGTTTGACGGATCGATGGAATCTTATTGAAAGTTGGTATAAAGGACTTTGTACTCTACCTCAATATCAAAAATTCGTTGACTACATACCCGAAGCAATTTTGCTGTGCATGCTAGATAAAGAAAATAATATAAATATTCAAATCAGTGAAGTTGAACTGGATATCACCGTTAATGACTTATTAGGTGAACATCCAACAATCAAACAAGGGATTTTAAATATTAACCTCGATGATTTCTTTAGTCGTATGCGTAAACATGCAAGAGTGGTCATTCCTGAATTTCGACATTATCAGACTTTGCGTCAAGAAGTTCTTGAGGAACAGCGATACTTTTTGCGCATCGATGAGTTTAAAGCAAAACCATTAAGTTCTTTTGTTCGCAATAAACTGATTAATCAAATCTATCTACCTATTATTGGTGATAACCTAGCCAAACAGATGGGTACCATTGGAGAAAGCAGAAGAACAGACTTAATGGGATTATTATTACTTATCTCCCCTCCTGGTTATGGTAAAACGACATTAATGGAATATATCGCCAATCGTTTGGGTTTAATTTTTATGAAAATTAATGGACCAGCATTAGGACATAGTGTTTTATCTTTTGATCCCCAACAAGCGCCCAATGCAACGGCACGTCAAGAACTTGAAAAGTTAAATTTAGCATTGGAAATGGGCAACAACGTTATGCTTTATGTAGATGATATTCAACACACCAATCCAGAATTTTTACAAAAATTTATCTCACTTTGTGATGGATCTCGCCGTATTGAAGGTGTTTGGAAAGGTAAAACAAAAACTTATGATTTAAGAGGTAAAAAATTCTGCGTTATTATGGCGGGTAACCCATATACTGAGTCAGGTGAAGTATTTAAGATACCTGATATGTTAGCTAACCGTGCTGATATATATAACTTAGGTGAAGTTCTCGGTGGTATGGATGAGGTTTTTGCTTCAAGTTATATTGAAAACTGTTTAACCTCTAATTCAATTCTGTCCCCTTTGGCATTACGTGACCTTAATGATCTCTATCATCTCATCGATCATGCCCAAGGCAAACCACTTAATACCAATGAGCTAAGTTATGACTATAGTCAAGCTGAAATAAGTGAAATTGTTGCAGTTCTACGCCATTTATTAAAAATTCGTGAAGTAGTATTTAAAGTGAATCAGCAATACATCATTAGTGCAGCACAATCGGATAAATACCGTACTGAACCTCCATTTAAGTTACAAGGCAGTTATCGAAATATGAATAAACTTGCTGAAAAAATTTCGTCAGTAATGAATGATGAAGAACTCAATCAAGTTATCGAAGATCATTACTTAGGAGAAGCACAATTACTAACAAACGGCGCAGAAGAAAATCTTCTTAAATTAGCCGAAATTCGAGGAGTATTAACAAAAGAACAAACTGAACGATGGCAACAAATCAAACATGATTTTATGCGAAATAAAACACTGGGTGGTGATGAAACCAATACAGGTAACCAAATAGTTACTCAACTCGCTGATCTAGTACAAAGCGTACAAGCGTTAAAGTTATAA
- a CDS encoding PspA/IM30 family protein: MAIFKKLVTALRGGINEAGEAIIDTQALRILDQEIRDADSELKQAKESLANIIAQQKLAAKVIKETQSKIDEYESYAIKALESGNEELAVEIAEKLGILENELENNKQQENYYDETVKSLRQSISQTEINIRNLKQQVDIVKATESVQKAQSAVAQRYGGSTAKLQTALDSLDRIKKRQDKNSALIEAKNELAKFDNQNVLDSKLEAAGIKSGNKNAAAILARLKEKHDNQSI; encoded by the coding sequence ATGGCTATCTTCAAAAAACTAGTTACAGCTCTTCGGGGTGGTATTAATGAAGCAGGAGAAGCAATCATTGACACTCAAGCTCTTAGAATACTCGATCAAGAAATTCGCGATGCAGACAGTGAATTAAAACAAGCTAAAGAATCACTAGCTAATATAATTGCACAACAGAAATTAGCCGCTAAAGTTATTAAAGAAACACAATCTAAAATAGATGAATATGAAAGTTATGCAATTAAAGCTCTTGAAAGTGGCAATGAAGAACTAGCAGTTGAAATAGCAGAAAAACTTGGGATTCTTGAAAATGAACTCGAAAATAATAAACAACAAGAAAATTACTATGATGAAACTGTAAAGAGTTTACGTCAATCCATTTCACAAACAGAAATTAATATTCGAAATTTAAAACAGCAAGTAGATATTGTAAAAGCAACAGAAAGCGTTCAAAAAGCGCAATCAGCAGTTGCACAGCGCTATGGTGGCTCAACTGCAAAATTACAAACTGCTTTAGATTCTTTAGATAGAATAAAAAAACGTCAAGATAAAAACAGTGCGCTTATCGAAGCTAAAAATGAATTGGCTAAATTTGATAATCAAAATGTGCTTGATAGTAAACTTGAAGCCGCAGGAATCAAATCAGGTAATAAAAATGCGGCTGCAATATTAGCAAGATTAAAAGAAAAGCATGATAATCAATCTATTTAA
- a CDS encoding BRO family protein, giving the protein MSNLSIFNFHQSQVRIQFLENQPIFCLKDIAGILNISNAKVSRFNISIKGVHKMYLPTNGGNQELLFINEPNLYRIIFRSNKKEAIEFQNWVLEEVLPTIRKTGSYSLTINAEQQQQIQQAINERVYRTGERLQAVYSKFHQQFKITSYLDLPSCKFDEAMKWLGGMHSRNALSDEDLYKLAWLYKAADKMRYQIELIEPALRLMDSKFRGAFYSMAVEYKRTLNDARTIIERETAHIKTKRIVDNWHKVLPIIRNN; this is encoded by the coding sequence ATGTCAAACTTATCAATTTTTAATTTTCATCAATCACAAGTTCGTATTCAATTTTTAGAAAATCAGCCGATTTTCTGTTTAAAGGATATTGCTGGTATTTTAAATATTAGCAATGCTAAAGTAAGTCGTTTTAATATATCAATCAAGGGAGTACATAAAATGTACCTCCCTACAAATGGTGGTAATCAAGAACTGTTATTTATTAACGAACCAAATTTATATCGTATCATTTTTAGAAGCAATAAAAAGGAAGCCATAGAGTTTCAAAATTGGGTATTAGAAGAAGTATTACCCACAATTAGAAAAACTGGATCATATTCATTAACAATTAATGCAGAACAACAACAGCAAATCCAACAAGCCATTAATGAGCGGGTTTATCGAACAGGTGAACGGCTTCAAGCTGTTTACTCAAAATTTCATCAGCAATTTAAAATTACGAGCTATCTGGATTTGCCATCTTGCAAATTTGATGAAGCGATGAAGTGGCTTGGCGGTATGCATTCTAGAAATGCATTGTCTGATGAAGATTTGTATAAATTAGCCTGGTTATACAAAGCTGCCGATAAAATGCGTTATCAGATAGAATTAATAGAGCCGGCATTACGCTTGATGGATTCGAAATTTAGAGGCGCTTTTTACTCAATGGCTGTTGAATATAAGCGGACTTTAAATGATGCTAGAACAATAATCGAACGGGAAACAGCACACATTAAAACTAAAAGAATTGTAGATAATTGGCATAAAGTTTTGCCGATAATAAGAAATAATTAA
- a CDS encoding YjfI family protein, with protein MKKTKETKNSAFYQQQYRQRLREQGLIKKEVWILPENTTKLIEIEKQFRHSLVKNNNINNNKEVNKMERNQIWSIEELFNKLMQSELVKQNHASVEIIDGIDACLHIIMHEYGDLPLFLSISNQQIVVECLLWPINMVKNKIQFNEEILCTRKLFPLSTIAIEKAGDGSVNYIMYGALSSSSLLSNIIYELETLSDNVIKATEAYEHHITLN; from the coding sequence ATGAAAAAAACTAAAGAGACTAAAAATTCAGCTTTTTATCAGCAACAATATCGACAACGGTTACGTGAACAAGGTTTGATCAAAAAAGAAGTTTGGATTTTACCTGAGAATACAACGAAATTGATAGAAATTGAAAAACAATTTCGTCACTCATTAGTCAAAAACAATAATATTAATAATAATAAGGAAGTGAACAAAATGGAAAGAAATCAAATTTGGTCAATTGAAGAGCTCTTTAACAAATTAATGCAATCAGAATTAGTTAAACAAAATCATGCAAGTGTTGAAATTATTGATGGTATAGATGCTTGCTTACATATTATCATGCATGAATACGGTGATTTGCCTCTATTTTTAAGCATATCAAATCAACAAATTGTTGTTGAATGTTTACTTTGGCCAATCAATATGGTCAAAAATAAAATTCAATTTAATGAGGAAATTTTATGTACTCGCAAACTATTTCCGTTATCAACTATAGCAATTGAAAAAGCTGGAGACGGTTCAGTCAACTACATTATGTATGGTGCGTTAAGTTCATCTTCACTCTTAAGTAACATCATTTATGAATTAGAAACTCTATCTGACAATGTTATTAAAGCGACAGAAGCTTATGAACATCACATCACTCTTAACTAA
- a CDS encoding flotillin family protein: MSINTDTIMFFLVIIGIVSLIIVGFFLLFKAFYIKVPQGTALIVNDMTSKPKVHFTGALVYPIIYKKEFMKISLITFDVERRGKDGLICKDNLRADICVAFYLRVNETTEDVLKVAKSIGVDRASDQKAVSSLFSAKFSEALKTVGKQFELAKLFEDRINFRERIIDVIGKDLNGYALEDVAIDYLEQTPIKSLDPDNIFDAEGINKITSITAVHKDETNKRERDLELALKKKDTETIEAKLELERQQADAEARQKREIETIRAREQAETLKVQEEERLKSEQARIQSQQEIEVREENRLREVEVAQQNRLRAIAIEEERVERARSLEIVAREREVELQRIEKDKVIEEEKKHIANVIRERVAVEKTVAVEEENIKEVREISKADREKQATIIEAEARAEQELVKQVKQAEADEQSSKHRAIEISTLAQAELEVAAKQAEAKKQLAQGIEAEEAAIGLAEAKVRKARAEAEEKEGLVKANITAELLLAEAKGNQEKGLSEAKVIEAKALATEKQGLTEAKVLEEKLSAQARGDERIGFAKASATKEQGFAEALVIRERLTAEANGLVEKFQAMGTMNEQSKNHEEFRLALEKGFEQAMAAIAANKEIAREQAEVLAAAFSKANIEIVGGNDNFFNSFSKAISVGKAIEGTVNQSPVLQSALQSVLSRLSGNKNMDLNETLKNTDLKALAEQFLPSNSDEKSE, translated from the coding sequence ATGTCAATCAATACTGATACTATCATGTTTTTTTTAGTGATTATTGGAATAGTCTCTCTAATAATTGTTGGTTTTTTCTTATTGTTTAAAGCCTTTTATATTAAGGTTCCGCAAGGTACAGCACTCATTGTTAATGACATGACGTCAAAACCTAAAGTGCATTTTACTGGTGCTTTAGTCTACCCTATCATCTACAAAAAAGAGTTCATGAAAATATCATTAATTACTTTCGATGTAGAACGACGTGGTAAAGATGGTTTAATTTGTAAAGATAATTTACGTGCAGATATTTGTGTCGCTTTTTATCTTCGAGTTAATGAAACGACAGAAGATGTTTTAAAAGTTGCTAAATCAATTGGAGTAGATAGAGCATCCGATCAAAAAGCGGTAAGTTCATTATTCAGCGCAAAATTTTCAGAAGCGTTAAAAACAGTCGGTAAACAATTTGAATTAGCTAAACTATTTGAAGATCGTATAAATTTTCGTGAACGTATTATCGATGTCATTGGTAAAGATCTTAATGGCTATGCACTAGAAGATGTGGCTATCGACTATTTAGAACAAACTCCAATTAAATCACTTGATCCTGATAATATTTTTGATGCCGAAGGTATTAACAAGATCACCTCAATCACTGCTGTTCATAAGGATGAAACCAATAAACGTGAAAGAGATCTTGAATTAGCATTAAAGAAAAAAGATACCGAAACGATTGAAGCCAAATTAGAGCTTGAACGTCAGCAAGCGGATGCCGAAGCTCGCCAAAAACGTGAAATAGAAACGATTCGAGCTCGCGAACAAGCTGAAACATTAAAAGTACAAGAAGAAGAACGCCTAAAATCGGAACAAGCAAGAATCCAATCTCAACAAGAGATTGAAGTACGTGAGGAAAATCGCTTGCGTGAAGTTGAAGTTGCTCAGCAAAATCGCCTTAGAGCTATTGCTATCGAAGAAGAACGAGTCGAACGTGCACGTTCTTTAGAAATTGTTGCTCGTGAGCGAGAAGTAGAATTACAACGCATTGAAAAAGACAAAGTGATTGAAGAAGAGAAAAAACATATTGCTAATGTGATTCGTGAACGAGTTGCTGTCGAAAAAACGGTAGCCGTTGAAGAAGAAAATATCAAAGAAGTACGAGAAATCTCTAAAGCTGATCGAGAAAAACAAGCAACCATTATTGAAGCGGAAGCTAGAGCTGAGCAAGAATTAGTTAAACAAGTTAAGCAAGCTGAAGCAGATGAACAATCATCTAAACACCGTGCAATTGAAATTAGTACACTAGCACAAGCTGAACTTGAGGTCGCGGCTAAACAAGCTGAAGCAAAAAAACAACTTGCTCAAGGTATTGAAGCAGAAGAAGCCGCTATTGGTTTAGCTGAAGCCAAAGTTCGCAAAGCCCGAGCTGAAGCAGAAGAGAAAGAAGGTTTAGTAAAAGCAAATATTACCGCTGAACTTTTACTTGCAGAAGCAAAAGGTAATCAAGAAAAAGGCTTATCAGAAGCTAAAGTTATTGAAGCAAAAGCATTAGCAACAGAAAAACAAGGTTTAACCGAAGCTAAAGTCCTTGAAGAAAAACTTTCTGCTCAAGCGCGCGGCGATGAAAGAATCGGTTTTGCCAAAGCTTCAGCAACCAAAGAACAAGGTTTCGCTGAAGCACTTGTTATTCGTGAACGCTTAACAGCTGAAGCTAATGGTTTGGTTGAGAAATTTCAAGCAATGGGTACGATGAATGAACAATCTAAAAATCATGAAGAGTTCCGCTTGGCACTTGAAAAAGGTTTTGAACAAGCTATGGCTGCCATTGCTGCTAACAAAGAAATTGCCAGAGAACAAGCTGAGGTTCTTGCTGCTGCATTCAGCAAAGCAAACATTGAAATTGTTGGAGGAAATGATAACTTCTTCAATAGCTTCTCGAAAGCTATCAGTGTCGGTAAAGCCATTGAAGGAACGGTAAATCAAAGCCCTGTACTACAATCTGCTTTACAATCAGTACTATCACGTCTATCCGGTAATAAAAATATGGATTTAAACGAAACATTAAAAAACACTGATTTAAAAGCACTAGCGGAACAATTTTTACCATCAAATAGTGATGAAAAAAGCGAATAA
- a CDS encoding OB-fold-containig protein, whose translation MELFWGIFFSFPVIIFSGLLTLCVLYWLVAAFGILSIDCLDLQLNVDIDDIPLDIPNTPSGFTGLLMKLGFNKVPMTLIITLISLIGWSICYFLFRFFMLPLCDLLLIYYIAGFFIFIIAFIAAVYLTAFIIKPLRPLFSKLESTNSHKSFLGQTVEIRSSFVNENKGEAIYDDGAAGLILQVRCTNSYQFKRGDTAVLLRYDTTYNSYEIISVEEFNG comes from the coding sequence ATGGAACTTTTCTGGGGAATATTTTTTTCTTTTCCAGTAATTATATTTAGTGGGTTACTAACACTTTGTGTATTATATTGGTTAGTTGCGGCGTTTGGTATTTTAAGCATTGATTGTTTAGATTTACAACTCAATGTCGATATTGATGATATACCATTAGACATTCCAAATACTCCATCCGGCTTTACGGGTCTATTGATGAAATTAGGTTTTAATAAAGTTCCAATGACACTTATTATTACTTTGATTTCATTAATAGGATGGTCGATCTGTTATTTCTTATTTCGTTTCTTTATGTTACCTCTGTGTGATTTATTGCTAATTTATTACATAGCTGGTTTTTTCATTTTCATAATTGCCTTTATTGCTGCAGTATACCTTACCGCATTTATCATAAAACCTCTTAGACCACTGTTTAGTAAATTAGAAAGCACCAATAGTCATAAATCATTTTTAGGGCAAACTGTTGAAATTCGTTCGAGTTTTGTGAATGAAAATAAAGGAGAAGCTATTTACGATGATGGTGCAGCTGGTTTAATTCTACAAGTTAGATGCACTAACTCATATCAATTCAAACGTGGGGATACAGCTGTTCTACTACGTTACGACACAACATATAACAGCTATGAAATTATAAGCGTTGAAGAATTTAATGGATAA
- a CDS encoding endonuclease produces MKKLFVTLLFIPHFVHSAQNFSTAKTKLIRLYKSNSEQTTFYCDCEFTFNNKKGVVDFDKCGYVPRKNQVRAKRIEWEHVMPAENFGRHLQCWRDGGRSKCKKDPNFNEMEGDLHNLQPSIGEVNGDRSNYRYSQFTKEFTQYGKCKSAVDFKDRKFQPRDEIRGTIARTYFYMSDKYNINLSSSEYKLMQAWDKMYPPNAWECERNTLIKQIQGNDNKFITQQCN; encoded by the coding sequence ATGAAAAAGCTATTTGTTACTCTTTTATTTATTCCTCATTTTGTTCACTCAGCCCAAAATTTTAGTACAGCAAAAACAAAACTCATTCGATTGTACAAATCAAATTCGGAACAGACTACTTTTTATTGCGACTGTGAATTTACATTCAATAATAAAAAGGGGGTAGTTGATTTCGATAAATGTGGATATGTACCTAGAAAAAATCAAGTGCGGGCTAAACGCATTGAATGGGAGCATGTTATGCCAGCAGAGAACTTTGGACGTCATCTTCAATGTTGGCGAGATGGTGGGCGTAGCAAATGTAAGAAAGACCCTAACTTTAATGAAATGGAAGGAGATCTACATAACTTACAGCCATCAATTGGTGAAGTTAACGGTGACCGTTCTAATTATCGATACTCGCAGTTTACAAAAGAATTTACTCAGTACGGAAAATGTAAAAGCGCAGTAGATTTTAAAGATCGAAAATTTCAACCACGAGATGAAATACGAGGCACTATCGCTCGCACTTATTTCTACATGTCAGATAAATACAATATTAATTTATCAAGTTCAGAATATAAGTTAATGCAAGCTTGGGATAAGATGTATCCACCTAATGCTTGGGAATGTGAACGAAATACCTTGATAAAGCAAATTCAGGGTAACGATAATAAGTTCATTACCCAACAATGTAATTAA